The DNA segment ttccaccttatgttttttcccattacaaggttgcaagaacacctgcacttggctgacttcctcttctcctaaagatacaggatcagtctcagggactgaacctggcaccccTATTTAATACAGAGGGGGAAAACATAAGAGTACCGTGATAAAAGATGTCAGACTTGGAGattgtgctgaatagagggagtAAGAAAAGTTCTGGTGAACTACATCAGAGCAGCATTTTATTTTCTACACTCAAACACTACATGTAGGGACAAAAATACATCTGAAACTAAGAACAAGTTCCTTAGgtggcaatccaatacatatctactcagaagtaagcttcattgggttaaatgggacttactcccaggtaagtgtgtattggactgcagccttagtttgcTTTTTACCTCCttcctcccaatcccttttccttttgtgtcatgtcttttagctTGTAAGCCCGAGGGCAAGGTCTGTTTTATTACTGATATTTGTATGCCTGTCTGGGAGCTTTTTCTACTGAAGAGTGGGggtttaaatgttaaaataatcAATAGACAAATAGTAATTGTGCTATAAACATTCACAAACATAGGCAAGCATGGATGGAATTGTTACCTTTATTCATCTTTCAGAAAGATGTGAGACTACAAGCCTCACTGAGGATGCCATGAATTTGAGGTTCTACCCacagctttttaaataaaaatgtttcagtACAACAGGAATCTAGAAGCATTTCCTGTGTACTATATTGGGCCCAACTTCAGCATATTCTTCCTTGGATATCCACATCTCCTGAAaggcagagagagaagaaagaatAGATCCTCCCATCCAGACAGAGATCTTCCTGTCAGAAGGTGCTTGGACCATTACCTCTGTGTCCTTGGGAGCCATGCGAATCAACTCCTTTGTCAAGCGTTCAGAAATACCAGGAAAGAGGCTGGAACCACCGGAAAGGAGTATGTTGGCATACAAAGTGGTCCTCAAGTCAATATCACATTTCATGATGGTGTTGAATAGGAGTTTGTCAATTCCTGGAGCCTCCATTCCAATGTTAGATGGACGAAAAAGGGTCTCAGGACAGCGGAACAATTGGTTGTGGATTTTAATGATCTGCCCATCAGGCAATTTCCAAGTTTTCTCAATCGCAGTAGGTCTTTTAGCCATCTCTTCCTCAGGGTTCAAGCACACGTAGCACAAGGCCTCCTTGATTATTCGCACAATTTCCCTCTCAGCTGTGCTCACTAAAGCAATGCCGCTTTCCCTCAGGATCCTCATGAGGTATTCTGTAAGGTCCCGACCTGCCAGGTCAAGCCGGAGAACAGCGTGAGGCAAGCAGTAGCCCTCAAAGATTGGGACAGTGTGGGTGACGCCATCACCAGAATCCATCACACAACCTGTAGTTAGGCCTGCAGCATAGAGAGACAAGACAGCCTGGATGGCCACGTACAGGGCTGGTGCCTCGAATTTTTCAAAGAGCAGTCTTGTCATTTGTTCCCGATTGGCCAGTGGGTTGAGTGGTGCCTCGGTTATCAGTGCTGGTCTTGTGCAGGAGTTTAACTTCAGTTCATTATCATAAACATGCTTCCATATTTTCTCCATGTCTGACCAGGAAGTGACAATTCCATGTTCCACTGGATATCTATCGGATTTTAATGTAAGTATAAAGGAAGAtagtattattataatttatcATCCCTAAAACCTTAAGCATTCCCCACTTACAAATACACATTCATATGTACTCAGTAGAAGCACATAGTAAACTTTTGGTACTACTAAATGCATCAGCATCTTATGTGCTCCCTAGGTATTGCATGTGCAGGTATGtgtaaaaacatatcaaatcaGAAAATAACCAAAGGGCTAAGTCTAGTGtagtactgggggggggggcagaatgatTAATTTCTGGAGCAGAGGATAGGTTTTGTGTTTAGTAAAGCAAAAAATATAGTGTGACCCCCATACTTCTATGGggtgtgtggtgtggtggttacagtgttggactaggacctgggaaactagGGTTGAAATCCCATCTCAGCTATGAAGTTGACTGGGTGAACTTAGGgtagttgctgtctctcagcctaagatATGTCTCCGGTTGTGAggataaggggggggggaacagacccACGTACACTGCTTTGAGTTCCTTGGATGAAAGGCAGAGTATGCATGTagggaataaaaataaatacccaTGTGGTTCCATGACAAATCTGAACCAGTTTCAAGCATCTTTCATTGTCATGGGCTGCAGCCAAGAAACCTTGGGAACTGTACTTCTGTGagaggcctgaggttccttaGCAGAGACTCTTCCAAACTCtcacagactagggttgccaggttcaatccctgagactgatcctgtatctttaggagaaaagaaagtcagccagtgtagctgttcttgcaacattgtaatgagaaaaaccacaaggtggaattctcccttcgccctgcacaacttttaaagatacagaagacctcttggaggctgggcttggcaaccaagaggtcttttgtatctttaaaattgtgcggggggggagggagaattccaccttatgttttttcccattacaaggttgcaagaacacctgcacttggctgacttcctcttctcctaaagatacaggatcagtctcagggactgaacctggcaccccTATCACAGACCTGTTCTTTTGGGTGGAGTGACGTAGCCAATTGAACCAACTTCATATGTATTATAGATGTATATGAAGTAAGTGTCAGTTCTTGCAACTCAATTTTAAATACAGTATGTGAAAATAATGTACGGCTATATGATCTGTTTAGAATAGGGGTGAAGAGTTCAGTGTGAAAATGAGTACACTGCAAACCATAGAAGAATGTTACAAATAACCACCAATCCATTAGAAACAAGAGTTTCTAAACCCTACTCACTCAGAGCCAGCTGCTAGACATTGCATTGATGGAACCATGTAGTTTCCAGAACAAATTGCACCCAAACTATAGATTACAACATTGTCTGTTTGTGAGTCTGCTGATGTTGACTTTTGACTAGGAATCTTCTGCAAAAAATTTCAGCTGAGTGTCGCATGCATTAACCTGAGAATTAGTCCCATTCACTTATGTGAACAGCTTGGTTAACCATGAAACTCCATTGCTGTAGGCTTAACTTAGTCCAATTACTTCAGTAAGATTCAAGGACAACTCTGGGTAGATCAGGGCGAATGTGTTTGATAGGATGAAGTGCAAAATAAACTTAGTTATCCCAAGCAATACTGTTTTAGGTTTTGGTACTTGGGAAACTGATTTCACAACACtcctatttgtttttatttttttaaagagacaaTCAATTGGCTTTTAGTTTTGGGCTAAGTACAGTGATCAGCTTTCCTGGAATAGTACTCAATTGATCCACTTTGACCTCACAGCTGAAGTGAAGCAgccacttgggggggggagagcagcccCTCTGTCATTCCCCTTGAACCCCTCCTCCAGACCATATTCCCTGAAaccatcccccccacacacacaaacttgcTGTTCTTCTCCTTAGCTCGTGCTGGCAATAATGCTTGCTTGTTGCTGACCTGGATGGCTGTCTTGCTGAATTGCCTTCTTCCAATGAATTACAGACTGTGCTATTGGGAAAGTTCTCTGAATAAGTGAGCAGGCGGGGAAGCAGCAAACCCAGACCACTCACTCCAGCCATCATTGTGCATATGAATGCACTTCTCTGATCATGTAACACACTTGTAATGCCAACACTGTATTGCAATAGTTGTTTGAGCAGGTAAGGAGCAGGCCCCAGTTAGAGTTATGAGTGAGAAGTAGGAAAGTATTGGAAGGCAGAGCCACGTGTGCTATGCAGCCTGCCTTGCACCCCTAAGCTGGCTTGCTGCCTTCAAGTGTGGTGGAGGACACTGTCCCACCACCAGCGATAAAGCAACATGGGGGGAGACACCTTCATgaactttgcctcaggcagctaaCTGTCTTGGACTGTCCTTCAGCAGCTAAAATCATGGCATTTTCAGACAGTCCTAATTTTGAAGATTGTGCAcacatgatatttatttatttatatttgttattacatttatatcccacctctcctccaagttgctcaaggtggtatacatggttctcctccctctccattttatcctcacaacaaccctatgagataaGTTAGGctagagactgtgactggcctaaggttacccagcaagcttcatggctgagtggggattaaaaCCCTGTCTCCCGGGTCCTactctaacactctaaccactatatcacagTGGATACCTCCCTTGTCTCAATGCATAAATAGCAACTGACAGGATCTGTGTGACCCGTACAACATACTCTTCCCCCTGTATGTTTCCATTACTCCAGATGAGTTGCTACCATGGCACCAACCAAACACCATGAGTTGTTGCAAGGCACAGAGTGAACTGGCCACCCTTTTAGTAATGTGCCTCAGACACTGAGGTCAACCATGAATGGCTTTTCATCCTATTTATTCCTCAACGGGAtaattcctctccttcccctattTTGTCCCGGCCTTGTGTTTGTTAAAGAAGCATTTGACATCCTAAGCTCTTTTGTTTTTTGTACTTCCATTAACACTTCAATCCAAAAAAGGTACTATTTTAACAATATGACTCTCTTAATGAAAAACTCACAGCTTGTGGCATcttggggtagagacacactatttcgccagttccagtgtgtctccacctctcttttctgaaaacaggggcacgcaACATtaatcaaaccccacccctttttactgtaaaacctggtgggatcaactTGAGcgtgttttctgtttttaaatgcaCTTCAAAGagtttttgcaactgatcggcagatcaacccgttcccctccAGGCGTGGTCAATGGAAAcgttttgctgtaggcaactagtgtgctcacagccttattATTTGTTTCCTGAAGCTTTATAAAACTGTTTGCTAGCatccacatttaaaaaaatttcCAAAGCAGGTTTAGAAAGATCTCTCAACTTCCTTAACAACCATTCTTCTCACAGCTTATATGCTTAAGATTTACCAGCCCTTTTCCAAGGTGTCCAGGAAGGTTTAGAGGAGCCTTCTTCAGCGTTGTAGtctaaaatgtctggagggcaataGTTTGGAGAAGGCTGGCTTAGAGGATACAGCAGTCAGGAAGCTAGACAAGCATTTTATTATCTCTCTTAAACAAGAACAGATCAGGAAACTCCTGACTCCATCTGTATACCAAGGGCAGATCAATCCAAACCCCCAATTCACCATACCGCAGGGAAGTATGGGATGAGGCAGATGTGTCCTTCCACCTAGCTCTGTCCATGTCCACATGTAGCAGGGGAAAACTACCACCAAGAAGCACCCCAATGAATCTACTCAGGTGGAAGTTACCACCAATCAATCATTTCCCCATCAACATTAGCCAGCAGAAACTCCTGAAAGAGGGTgttttgggggcagggagaggatggagttGGGTTGCTATCCTAAGCCAGACCTCTGCTGCTGTCACATAGCAGCAATGGGACCAATTCAGACTGGTGTATTGAAGAGGCTTTTTCCCCTGCCTCCCCTCTTTCCACCCTGGCTGGTACGAGTGGCAGGCCTGGTGATGGGACTGTGACTACACTGCTCCATTAAGTTACACTGCTCTCATCACAGGGATTGCGACCTAAATCCAGTGCCACCTAGAGACTAATCAatataatgacactatccacacaCCAGATTGGGCTTAGTTAGGGGGCTAAACTCATCCCAAACTCTGCCAGCATGGTATATCTACCTCAAACACACATCCTGGTTCTGGTAGCTACCTCTACCCAGTCAGCTGCTTTGTGTTCTTATGGTGCTGTGTATGTGCAGCATGATCAGGAAATATGGTGGTAATGGCTTGGATGCCATCAGCTATTAGGACTAGGGTGGAGAAaccatgaccctccagatgttgttggactctaactcccataagccccagccaccatgatgtagtccagcaacatctggagggccacaggttctctgtcTCTGCACTAGGACCACCAACAGCATGTGCAGTGAACGGATGGGAGAAAAAGAGGTAATGGTTGGGTTGAACTGTCAGAGAGGCTAAATTGCCCAGTATGGCCCAAAGAGTCACTTGCTAAAGGAAAAGGCCCTATTCTACACTGAGCAGTGACCATTTATAGAGGAATCTGTCAATGCTCTCCCAGTCACAGAAAtacttagaacaggggtgggaagcCTTAGGCCGGGGGACTGAATATGGCCTTTCAGGTCTGTCTATCTGGCCTCAAGATCCTCTCTTGGCCATACCCCCTCTCCCTGTCCCAGCCCTGtccttaagtgcttttgcctgtctaGAAGgggttcttgaactgtgataatgtctcttgcttgcctggatggagtgaTGTGTGGGTCGTACAAATGTTGCCTTTTTACAAAGGCAAGAGGCCCAtctcttgctctgcccacttttatcCTTGACTCCacccaccgctggcatgtggctcccagacgGCTACcaataagggaatgtggcccttaggctgcaAAACGTCTGCCACCCAGCCTTGGACAATATCagggcaaaaacactccaggagggtgtgaagcaggactAGTGAAGGGGGTGGCCTGTGGAGTATCAGATAAAAAGGCTTGGAGGGCAGCATTTGGCCCCTGgtcctgaggttcctcactcctgctctaCCTTATTGTGGCACTCTAGTTTTCATTAGACTGAAGCCCTCTTTTGTGGctcacttgctgctgctgccgccgccacccccTCCTTGTACCACCGCAGGCCTTCTGTTTCCCCAGACACCCCCATTCTTTAGGAACCAGTTTTTTACAAAAACCATAGTTTTCAGCTTAGCCAACACGTATCGCTTCCCTACTATTCAAATTCCTCAATGTTTTCCGAGCACCTGAGGGAGAGGATCCCTCGCTTGGCTTGTGCTTCGTCACCAATGTAGAAATCCTTCTGGCCAGCACCCAGCATCACAGACTTGGCCTTGGGGCGGCCTATCAAGTTGGTGAAGATGACACGTGGTTCCTTGTCCCCAGCGACACCAGCCTTGAGCAGACCTGAGCCATTGTCGAACACCACAGCTGGTGGCAGCTCACCCATCCCTGAGTGATGGTTCTACTTCTGCCTGTTCCTGCTCAGGGCACTTGACTGTCAGTGGGGCTGTCTTATATTGGGGGAAGAGTAAGGCTAACAACCTTCCCAGGCATGTGCTGCTGGCTCTATTGTGACTTACATGTTGCTATGATACCTTCTCCTCAAGCTTTGTAAGTCTCTGAATATCTATTTGAATGGGAGATGGTGAAGGCAAAAATTCTGCTGTCTGTGCACATACCATGAGTCAATCTTTCATGCTTTAAGAACCCCATGGAGACTGTTCATAAGGGAAAATAGagctctgccccaccaatctcagtctgctctCCACCAGCCCCCAGctacctgccttctttcttacatccACCCCAGGGAGCAGCTCTGCCTGTCAACTTTCTCTTCTTTCATTTCAGTGTTGCCACTGTAGAACTCTGCAAGGAGAAGGTTGGAGACAAgtttagaattagttggctcattCTGTCATTGGTTCTGCTGGGCACCACTGCAAGAACCACAAGACTGTGGTTGTCCCCTTCTCTTAGCTAGGGGATGACTTGTACGGATGTAATGTGGGAATATGTCACTGTTTTAATACAATCAGTATTGGGACTAACCTCCCAATAGTCTTTGAAAGAAGAACAGACATAGCATTCTAGGTGTTGCAAATGGTAGAGAATTCCAAAATTACACAACTAGAAATGTTATCAGGCCTAACCACCTCTCCTAAAGAAGAAGTTTCCATACCTTAACCCCACTACAGATTCAGCCATATCATCAGGACTGTGTGTATTCTGTGATTAGGCACACAATCTAGAATCATAATAAACGTTTCTAAGTGTGTGTCCAATGCCTGGTGAAATCAGGGATTTCCAGTGGTAGGATTTCAATGCACAGCGCTTTACACCTTCCAATGGGTGGAGGCAGaatgaattatgcaaaataagcaaaaacattatTGTAGTAGTTAATGAATATTTCTATGGTGATCTGAGCACCTCTAATGAAACGTGTATGCTAAACTGATATAGATCAATAGTATCAAGTATCAGGTGTCTGGGGAAAAAAGGATTCCTATGTCTTGAGCTACGGGGGGGGGCTACACACATGTGGTTACAAATACATTAACATGCTTTGCTTAATTTGAACATGTCCTACTTCCAGAATTCAGCTTCACTTGGGGCAGAATTTGAGTTACATTAGCCcggatttgtatttattttatgcatttgTTTACTTATTGCTAGATTTTTCTATGCATGAGAGATCAGAAAAGGTGTTAGGTGAAAATACTCCAGTCGTCCTCCTGCAGACCACCTTGTCAGCTGGTCTGGACTAATTAGAAGGCATTAATGGGTTTCAGAAGAGCTGTCTCAATTATTGATTTTGTATGCctgatttttgtatgcttttctatCACCACCGATATGTTTATTTTGTTTGAAATGTTTGAAAATTCAATAAAAagttattaacaacaataaaaaaggttcctgctgggaggaagggcgggatataaataaaaaaataataacaaaaaggtGTTAGGTGAAGACCAGAGGTGTAGTCTTCCAGGTTCTTAGGGaacgtagaccccttacttttttgggagccaggtcccagcagggtcccttttttatctccagcatcctataagtcagagcttggaagtaattaattCATGCTCTCCTCGGGCTGTAGGTCTGATCGTATCCCCCAGTAATGATGGGATGCGATACTTACACTGGCTTACTGTCCCCAAATATAGGCGGGCCTACTCGTTGGCTCGCTTTGAAGCCCTACCCTCGAAATTATTGGAGGGTAGGTACGATAAGACCCCGAGAATGCTCAGGTACTGCCCCTGCGATACACATGAGGTGGAAACGGTTTCGCACgttctttttaaatgtaaattttatgagGGAGTTAGAAATGACCTTTTAATCCCTATTCTTTCAAATATACCAGGTCGTACTCCCAGCATACTTTTAACAATTCTCCTTCAGGGCTTTGACGAAGCAATTACCATGACAGTGGCTAAATACTTAAATCAGGCCATGATGATTAGGAAGGTCGTGACTGGGACGGGCTCCTGAGTATTTATAATTGCTAATTGTTTTTCTTATGTGTCCATTCCTGTATTCTCTGTGTTTGCGATGGTCTGTTGACTTTGCAATAAAGTATTGACATGTTTCTTGATTGAGATCAGGAAGTAATtaattacaaaaaatgaattacttataatttattatttttgagGAACATTTGgcttgtaatagaatgaggagtaatcttattacttttgaggagtgattgtaatgtttccagcattacttttgggcattactggaagcaggggaagtcttctgctcctctgatttgtggatgaaaataatgtgcctcaaactgggcttctgcgcagcgttGTGccctgtgggtgtttaggaggcaatgagggagggacAGCGAGatggggatggagtggagaaaacaattgtttaaaaaattgatAGTAGTGGAGGAGAATGGAGGAGGGAGGATGGAGCTGGAGGTCAAGcacgtggatgaaggaggagaaagaggcagcagcagaatggagataaagaactgtggaggtgagagatgatgacgtgtgtgtgtgtgtgtgtgtgtgtgtgtgtgtgtgtgtgttaatactgtgcttgcacttgACACACCCAGTGGCTTCTGCTGCCCTACTTGGCTACTttgttgcatttgcagtgttttaacttttttacaaCCCAGGGGGAAATGTTatcttgggtgggtgtgccttagtcggtggcagggcagagtccgggaggtggttgagtgtgagagatgacacttgctggctaagtgtgtgtgtgtgtgtgtgtgtgtgtgtgtgtgtgtgtgtgtgtgtgtgtgtgtgtaagttggACTTGGTTTGACACGCAAaaatctgagcagtggcctctgccttcctccccacctcccttaccagcagagagaccaccattgctatcttatggataaatatagttattctactacctgtgtgtgtgtgtgtttatttttaatgttgttttaggtgacttagtgcagcagccaagaccagcaccttataggcactctagtgtgttttttaaagtagcttaa comes from the Rhineura floridana isolate rRhiFlo1 chromosome 7, rRhiFlo1.hap2, whole genome shotgun sequence genome and includes:
- the ACTRT3 gene encoding actin-related protein T3 isoform X2; protein product: MEPHGYPVEHGIVTSWSDMEKIWKHVYDNELKLNSCTRPALITEAPLNPLANREQMTRLLFEKFEAPALYVAIQAVLSLYAAGLTTGCVMDSGDGVTHTVPIFEGYCLPHAVLRLDLAGRDLTEYLMRILRESGIALVSTAEREIVRIIKEALCYVCLNPEEEMAKRPTAIEKTWKLPDGQIIKIHNQLFRCPETLFRPSNIGMEAPGIDKLLFNTIMKCDIDLRTTLYANILLSGGSSLFPGISERLTKELIRMAPKDTEVMVQAPSDRKISVWMGGSILSSLSAFQEMWISKEEYAEVGPNIVHRKCF
- the ACTRT3 gene encoding actin-related protein T3 isoform X1, producing MVPSMQCLAAGSEYPVEHGIVTSWSDMEKIWKHVYDNELKLNSCTRPALITEAPLNPLANREQMTRLLFEKFEAPALYVAIQAVLSLYAAGLTTGCVMDSGDGVTHTVPIFEGYCLPHAVLRLDLAGRDLTEYLMRILRESGIALVSTAEREIVRIIKEALCYVCLNPEEEMAKRPTAIEKTWKLPDGQIIKIHNQLFRCPETLFRPSNIGMEAPGIDKLLFNTIMKCDIDLRTTLYANILLSGGSSLFPGISERLTKELIRMAPKDTEVMVQAPSDRKISVWMGGSILSSLSAFQEMWISKEEYAEVGPNIVHRKCF
- the ACTRT3 gene encoding actin-related protein T3 isoform X4, translating into MVPSMQCLAAGSEYPVEHGIVTSWSDMEKIWKHVYDNELKLNSCTRPALITEAPLNPLANREQMTRLLFEKFEAPALYVAIQAVLSLYAAGLTTGCVMDSGDGVTHTVPIFEGYCLPHAVLRLDLAGRDLTEYLMRILRESGIALVSTAEREIVRIIKEALCYVCLNPEEEMAKRPTAIEKTWKLPDGQIIKIHNQLFRCPETLFRPSNIGMEAPGIDKLLFNTIMKCDIDLRTTLYANILLSGGSSLFPGISERLTKELIRMAPKDTEEMWISKEEYAEVGPNIVHRKCF
- the ACTRT3 gene encoding actin-related protein T3 isoform X3 gives rise to the protein MEKIWKHVYDNELKLNSCTRPALITEAPLNPLANREQMTRLLFEKFEAPALYVAIQAVLSLYAAGLTTGCVMDSGDGVTHTVPIFEGYCLPHAVLRLDLAGRDLTEYLMRILRESGIALVSTAEREIVRIIKEALCYVCLNPEEEMAKRPTAIEKTWKLPDGQIIKIHNQLFRCPETLFRPSNIGMEAPGIDKLLFNTIMKCDIDLRTTLYANILLSGGSSLFPGISERLTKELIRMAPKDTEVMVQAPSDRKISVWMGGSILSSLSAFQEMWISKEEYAEVGPNIVHRKCF